Proteins encoded in a region of the Hypanus sabinus isolate sHypSab1 chromosome 12, sHypSab1.hap1, whole genome shotgun sequence genome:
- the prokr1b gene encoding prokineticin receptor 1b: MGDRCNDLLEVYQTYSDQLDLRNLLQSQNLSCEDSDYDVLRSEKQDFTADQTFRAARTVVGVALVCIMLICGVGNFIFIATLARCKKLRNLTNLLIANLAISDFVVAIVCCPFEMDYYVVKQLSWEHGHILCASVNYLRTVSLYVSTNALLAIAIDRYLAIVHPLKPRMNYQTAWVLIGVVWLGSLLMAIPSAYFAAETIIPHTHAQDKVFCGQIWPTDQQISYKSYFLFIFILQFVGPSVTMGLCYAQISKELWFKRVPGNETEQIRRRLRCRRKTVLMLLGILTVFILCWAPYYGFTIVRDFYPTLVLKEKHYIAVFYMVECIAMSNSMINTVFFVTVKNNTVKYFKEVVLLRWKSTQGGSSKSTQELDVRTTGGPLS, translated from the exons ATGGGGGACCGTTGTAACGACTTGCTCGAAGTTTACCAGACCTACTCCGACCAGCTGGATCTGAGAAATCTGCTTCAGTCTCAGAATCTGAGCTGCGAGGACTCTGACTACGATGTTTTACGGTCGGAGAAGCAGGACTTCACGGCAGACCAGACCTTCAGGGCGGCCAGGACAGTTGTCGGGGTCGCGTTAGTCTGCATCATGCTCATCTGCGGTGTTGGTAACTTCATCTTCATCGCCACCCTCGCTCGCTGTAAGAAGCTCCGAAACCTAACGAACTTGCTCATCGCCAACCTGGCCATCTCGGATTTCGTGGTTGCCATTGTGTGCTGCCCCTTTGAGATGGATTACTACGTAGTGAAGCAGCTGTCGTGGGAGCACGGCCACATTCTCTGTGCCTCCGTCAATTACCTCCGGACCGTTTCTCTGTATGTGTCCACAAATGCACTCCTGGCCATTGCCATAGATCG GTATCTGGCGATCGTGCACCCACTGAAGCCTCGAATGAATTATCAGACTGCCTGGGTGCTGATCGGTGTGGTGTGGCTCGGCTCTCTGCTCATGGCCATCCCATCCGCCTACTTCGCCGCCGAGACCATCATTCCTCACACCCATGCTCAGGACAAGGTGTTCTGCGGCCAAATCTGGCCCACCGACCAGCAAATATCCTACAAGTCGTACTTCCTGTTCATTTTTATCTTGCAGTTCGTGGGACCCTCAGTCACCATGGGTCTCTGCTATGCTCAGATCTCCAAAGAGCTCTGGTTTAAGCGCGTGCCGGGCAACGAGactgaacagattaggagaaggcTGAGGTGCAGGAGGAAGACTGTGCTCATGCTCCTGGGCATTCTAACTGTTTTCATATTGTGTTGGGCGCCCTATTACGGATTTACAATTGTTCGGGATTTCTACCCGACCCTCGTTCTGAAAGAGAAACACTACATAGCGGTGTTTTACATGGTTGAGTGCATTGCCATGAGCAACAGTATGATTAATACGGTGTTTTTTGTGACGGTTAAAAACAACACCGTGAAGTACTTTAAGGAGGTGGTGTTGCTGAGGTGGAAGTCTACCCAGGGCGGGAGCAGCAAATCGACGCAGGAACTTGACGTGAGGACAACTGGTGGGCCACTATCATAA